The following coding sequences lie in one Dysgonomonas mossii genomic window:
- a CDS encoding sensor histidine kinase gives MNILGKYSTGKLLLISFISSILVVYPNITWLPWEVGKLDESQRIYHILFFALRCIFYTIFIFLLIKINLKKIQTTSFPKRLGYNSLISILAFGAYVGLFSLLHVRIVHLGSLVLFQFFLICILCTLAVYIYLLYIAQRKQEQEIEQLKIENLQSRYDALTNQINPHFFFNSLNGLTALIRKKDDTVTLTYVNKLSDVFRYILQSDKKGLVTLGEELGFVNAFRYMMEIRFANKLNYKIKVMEEDLAYKLPILSIMPLLDNIVVHNIIDSDHKMEVSIYLNEKKELVISNPIFPKLSPPETNGTGLKNLENRFSLLMNKQIRTENNGVLYKVYLPLI, from the coding sequence ATGAATATATTAGGTAAATACTCAACAGGTAAGCTATTACTGATTAGCTTTATCAGTTCCATATTGGTGGTCTATCCCAATATTACATGGCTGCCGTGGGAAGTGGGTAAGTTGGACGAGAGTCAGAGAATATATCATATTTTATTTTTTGCTCTCCGTTGCATATTCTATACCATTTTTATTTTTTTGTTAATAAAAATAAATCTGAAAAAGATACAAACCACTTCTTTCCCAAAACGTTTGGGATATAATTCTCTGATTAGCATTCTTGCCTTTGGTGCTTATGTGGGGCTATTCTCTCTTCTTCATGTAAGAATTGTACATTTAGGAAGTTTAGTGCTGTTCCAGTTCTTTCTTATCTGTATCTTATGCACTCTTGCGGTCTATATTTACCTCTTGTATATCGCACAGCGAAAGCAAGAGCAGGAGATAGAACAACTCAAAATAGAGAATTTGCAAAGTAGGTACGATGCACTTACCAATCAGATCAATCCCCATTTCTTCTTCAACTCATTGAATGGACTAACGGCATTAATCCGGAAAAAGGATGATACTGTAACGCTTACATACGTAAATAAACTGTCGGATGTATTTCGTTATATTCTACAAAGCGATAAAAAAGGGCTAGTAACATTGGGCGAAGAGTTAGGGTTTGTCAATGCCTTTCGTTACATGATGGAAATACGCTTTGCTAACAAGCTAAACTATAAAATCAAGGTCATGGAAGAAGATTTAGCATATAAGCTTCCGATTCTATCAATTATGCCCCTTTTAGATAATATTGTTGTTCACAACATTATAGATAGTGATCATAAAATGGAGGTAAGCATTTATCTGAATGAAAAAAAAGAACTAGTAATATCAAACCCGATATTTCCGAAACTTTCTCCACCTGAAACGAATGGAACAGGATTAAAAAATCTGGAAAATCGTTTTTCCCTACTGATGAACAAACAAATAAGAACTGAAAATAACGGAGTTCTATATAAGGTGTATTTGCCATTAATATAA
- a CDS encoding helix-turn-helix domain-containing protein — protein MLRVIRSIELMRDSNMNITEIAYSIGYSSLSAFSNVFHQLTNMRPKDFQTIVSLKARY, from the coding sequence ATGTTACGAGTGATACGTTCTATAGAATTAATGAGAGATTCTAATATGAATATTACAGAAATAGCTTATAGCATTGGCTATTCTAGCCTTTCTGCTTTCAGCAATGTTTTCCACCAATTGACCAATATGCGTCCAAAAGATTTTCAGACAATAGTTTCTTTGAAAGCCAGATATTAA
- a CDS encoding PcfK-like family protein, translating to MKSTNHFKNTIQAYLEQRAASDPQFEWVYTTKENKSIDNCITYILNAVQKSGCNGFTDDEIFGMAVHFWDEDDIEIGNPINCDVVVNHTVILTEEEKEQARKEAIERVHNEAYNKMRQPVKKAKKVSLVPQQPSLFDF from the coding sequence ATGAAATCAACCAATCATTTCAAGAATACCATACAAGCCTATTTGGAACAACGTGCAGCAAGTGATCCGCAGTTCGAATGGGTATATACGACCAAAGAGAACAAGAGCATAGACAACTGTATAACCTATATTTTAAATGCCGTCCAAAAGAGTGGCTGTAACGGTTTTACGGACGATGAGATTTTTGGCATGGCTGTTCATTTTTGGGATGAGGACGATATTGAAATTGGCAACCCGATCAATTGCGATGTAGTGGTGAACCATACGGTTATCCTTACCGAAGAAGAGAAAGAACAGGCACGAAAAGAAGCCATAGAGCGAGTACACAACGAAGCCTACAACAAGATGAGACAGCCTGTAAAGAAAGCAAAAAAGGTATCTCTTGTCCCACAACAACCAAGTCTATTTGATTTTTAA
- a CDS encoding PcfJ domain-containing protein, translated as MKPKNKFQQRIVEASKTLPTLTKEQIQWGYDNAIQYVGRRNEKGIITCTKCGHSWKGMGELATTLLGCDCPNCESKLIVKTSRKRIFDDSYYMTVIDAHKGYQVLRTIMLSYVTKVGKLPQYNYSEVMQRWIAPDGKHCTFARLRQTMGTMYYDLWLSYTPLELRSESANNKYCLNIYDRISTGEIYPKQKRIPELKRTGIKNRLFKQKPFDIYRVLLSDSRMETLLKTKQGKLFELFLKDKSRKIDNYWASIRICIRNGYTIKNAIAWCDYIDLLRFFGKDLHNAKYVCPANLKAEHDRYVIKKAKADALLEIEKQLAKEEEYRQAKAKFFGLMFSDGLINVRVLESVAEIITEGKMMHHCVGSYHSKADSLILSACIDGQRIETIEISISQLKVIQSRGVCNKNTKYHKQIIALVENNIPLIEQRLAA; from the coding sequence ATGAAACCAAAGAATAAATTTCAACAGCGAATAGTCGAAGCGAGTAAAACCCTGCCTACACTGACGAAAGAGCAAATACAATGGGGATATGATAATGCTATCCAATATGTAGGACGCAGAAATGAAAAAGGGATTATTACCTGTACCAAGTGCGGACATTCATGGAAAGGGATGGGAGAACTAGCAACTACCCTTCTAGGGTGTGATTGTCCGAACTGTGAATCAAAACTGATAGTCAAGACAAGCCGAAAGCGGATATTTGATGACAGTTACTATATGACCGTGATTGATGCACACAAAGGATATCAGGTATTAAGAACAATTATGTTAAGCTATGTAACCAAAGTCGGCAAATTACCCCAATATAACTATTCGGAAGTAATGCAACGTTGGATTGCACCTGATGGGAAACACTGCACTTTTGCACGTCTTCGTCAAACAATGGGTACGATGTATTATGATTTGTGGTTATCCTATACCCCATTGGAACTCCGTAGCGAGAGTGCAAACAATAAATATTGTCTCAATATATATGATAGAATAAGTACAGGAGAGATTTACCCCAAGCAAAAGCGAATACCCGAACTGAAACGTACAGGAATCAAAAACCGTTTATTCAAGCAAAAACCGTTTGATATTTATCGTGTCCTACTTTCCGACAGCAGAATGGAGACACTACTTAAAACGAAGCAAGGTAAATTGTTCGAACTTTTCCTGAAGGACAAGAGCCGTAAAATAGATAACTATTGGGCGTCTATCCGTATTTGTATCAGAAACGGTTATACCATCAAAAATGCTATTGCATGGTGCGACTACATAGACCTTTTACGCTTTTTCGGTAAAGACCTGCATAATGCGAAATATGTATGCCCTGCTAATTTGAAAGCCGAGCATGACCGCTATGTAATCAAAAAAGCAAAAGCAGATGCACTTTTGGAGATAGAGAAACAATTGGCAAAAGAGGAAGAATACAGACAAGCCAAAGCAAAATTCTTCGGGTTGATGTTCTCCGATGGGCTTATCAATGTACGTGTACTCGAAAGTGTAGCCGAGATTATCACTGAAGGAAAGATGATGCACCATTGCGTAGGCTCTTATCACTCAAAAGCCGATTCACTTATCCTTTCGGCTTGTATAGATGGACAGAGGATTGAAACCATAGAAATATCCATATCTCAATTAAAAGTTATCCAATCGAGAGGGGTATGCAATAAGAATACAAAGTACCACAAACAGATAATAGCACTTGTAGAAAACAACATTCCACTTATTGAGCAAAGATTAGCAGCATAA
- a CDS encoding DUF7688 family protein: MKQEIKQNVETIIGSDHNISIPIISNNLTRKNSKDIKDYQLYIKYTAIRIMRF, encoded by the coding sequence ATGAAACAGGAAATAAAACAAAACGTAGAAACAATTATCGGAAGTGATCATAACATATCCATACCCATCATATCTAATAACCTGACAAGGAAAAACAGTAAGGATATTAAGGACTATCAATTGTATATCAAATATACAGCCATCCGCATAATGCGGTTCTAA
- a CDS encoding YhdH/YhfP family quinone oxidoreductase: protein MDYKALLVTENNGAYDKKIVTLNTNDLPKNDLLVKVKYSSINYKDALSSSGNKGVTKHYPHVPGIDAVGTVIESASDKFALGSDVLITGYDLGMNTWGGFGEYISIPQSWAILLPKELSAKESMSFGTAGLTAALSVNYLTENGILPDNGKIVVSGATGGVGSIAVSILAKLGYDVTAISGKDEHLFLTQTLGAKEVISRNEFIESYNKKTLAKPLFAGSIDTVGGEILSGMLKASQYEGVVTCCGMVASAELNTSIFPFILRGVRLIGVDSVEISISKKEEIWKKLAKEWKPSNLEKIVKEISLHDLPETLDNVLDGKAKGRFILKHED from the coding sequence ATGGACTACAAAGCATTATTAGTAACAGAAAATAACGGTGCATACGACAAGAAAATCGTCACGTTAAACACGAATGATTTACCCAAAAACGATTTGCTGGTAAAAGTAAAATATTCATCAATAAATTACAAGGATGCCCTCTCATCAAGCGGAAACAAAGGAGTAACAAAACACTATCCGCACGTTCCGGGAATAGATGCAGTTGGTACTGTTATAGAATCCGCATCAGATAAGTTTGCCTTAGGAAGTGATGTATTGATAACAGGATACGATTTGGGTATGAATACATGGGGAGGATTCGGAGAATATATTTCTATTCCTCAATCTTGGGCTATATTATTGCCGAAGGAGTTATCAGCTAAAGAGTCCATGTCTTTCGGCACAGCAGGTTTAACGGCAGCCCTGTCAGTAAACTACCTTACAGAGAATGGAATATTGCCCGATAATGGAAAAATTGTGGTAAGTGGTGCAACAGGTGGAGTTGGTAGTATTGCCGTATCTATACTTGCAAAATTAGGATATGATGTAACTGCTATTTCAGGTAAAGATGAGCATTTATTTCTCACACAAACATTAGGAGCAAAAGAAGTCATCAGCAGAAATGAATTTATAGAAAGCTATAATAAAAAAACATTAGCAAAGCCTTTATTTGCAGGTTCGATAGATACAGTCGGAGGAGAAATATTATCGGGAATGCTTAAAGCAAGCCAATACGAAGGGGTAGTTACCTGTTGTGGAATGGTCGCTTCTGCCGAGCTTAATACAAGTATTTTTCCTTTTATATTGCGTGGAGTGCGTTTAATTGGCGTAGATTCAGTGGAAATATCTATCTCAAAAAAAGAAGAGATATGGAAAAAACTTGCGAAAGAATGGAAGCCGTCTAACCTTGAAAAAATAGTAAAAGAAATATCCCTTCATGATTTGCCTGAAACACTTGATAATGTTCTGGATGGCAAGGCTAAAGGTCGTTTTATACTAAAACACGAGGATTGA
- a CDS encoding winged helix-turn-helix transcriptional regulator: protein MVEPEYICPSDVFLKVIKGKCKTTIIVLIQRNINRFSEIRRSLPTISERMLSTQLNELVRDGIIRRESFNEIPPRVEYYLTEYGETIYPIIKEMRKWGYIYLERQQK from the coding sequence ATGGTAGAACCTGAATATATTTGCCCTTCGGATGTTTTCTTAAAAGTTATAAAGGGAAAATGCAAGACAACTATAATAGTACTAATCCAACGAAATATAAACAGATTTAGCGAAATAAGGCGTTCGTTACCGACTATTAGCGAAAGGATGCTTTCAACTCAACTTAATGAATTGGTTAGGGACGGTATAATACGAAGGGAATCTTTTAATGAAATTCCCCCTCGTGTAGAATATTATTTAACCGAATATGGAGAGACTATTTATCCCATTATAAAAGAAATGAGAAAGTGGGGGTATATATATTTAGAGAGGCAACAGAAATAA
- a CDS encoding IS110 family transposase: MKENYFIGIDVSKKNLDCCLLCNGIVIRQDVISNHPKSIESYISIICIEESTDIEQIVVCAEYTGLYIYPLVVACQTNSYKLWLEDPTQIKYSSGLQREKNDLIDAKRIALYAFRYIDRIKLYKKPSASIESIKLLSAELNMLCVDRAKYQAQLSDQKEYMPDYIYKLKSKRLNLLIKELDKAINNIEIEIENIIKNDVLLSRQMELLLSIEGIGSKTSVKMILETQAFTKFTDSRKFCCHAGVAPFSYLSGSSQHSRNRVSQRANKSIKTLLHLAALSALQNKDSELRTYYDRKIAEGKNKMSVLNAIRGKLITRMFAVIRNDQSYDFNYANQFA, from the coding sequence ATGAAAGAAAATTATTTTATTGGAATTGACGTAAGCAAAAAGAACTTGGATTGCTGTCTATTATGTAACGGAATTGTAATTAGACAAGATGTTATCTCAAACCACCCAAAGAGTATAGAAAGCTATATTTCAATCATTTGTATTGAAGAAAGCACTGATATTGAGCAAATAGTTGTATGTGCCGAATATACCGGATTGTATATCTATCCTTTAGTAGTAGCCTGCCAAACTAACAGTTATAAACTTTGGTTAGAAGATCCAACACAGATAAAATATAGTTCCGGATTACAACGAGAAAAAAACGATTTAATAGATGCTAAACGTATTGCTTTATATGCTTTTCGATACATTGATAGGATAAAATTATATAAGAAACCCTCAGCCAGTATTGAATCAATCAAATTATTATCTGCGGAATTAAATATGCTATGCGTTGATAGGGCTAAATATCAGGCTCAGTTATCTGATCAAAAAGAGTATATGCCAGATTATATCTATAAATTGAAGTCTAAAAGACTGAATTTACTTATCAAAGAGTTAGATAAAGCGATAAACAACATAGAAATTGAGATTGAAAATATCATAAAGAATGATGTTTTGCTATCCCGACAAATGGAATTATTATTAAGTATTGAAGGAATCGGGAGTAAAACTTCTGTAAAAATGATACTGGAAACCCAAGCCTTTACAAAATTTACCGATAGTCGAAAATTTTGTTGTCATGCAGGAGTTGCTCCATTCAGTTACTTATCCGGCAGTAGCCAACATTCAAGGAATCGAGTTTCTCAAAGAGCAAATAAAAGTATTAAAACATTGCTTCATCTGGCAGCATTGTCAGCACTCCAGAATAAAGATAGTGAACTACGAACTTATTATGACAGGAAGATAGCTGAAGGAAAGAATAAAATGTCTGTATTGAACGCAATAAGAGGCAAACTTATTACCCGCATGTTTGCTGTTATTAGAAACGATCAGTCTTATGACTTTAATTATGCTAACCAATTTGCATAA
- a CDS encoding GNAT family N-acetyltransferase has protein sequence MEKVVIRNKQYNYITDYKNDGKLRNCLHTLTQKVWGFDFEKWYISGYWQDSCLLYSLLDGNKMVSHITVSVIDFIVLGKKKRFIQLGTVSTDQEYRKLGLNKFLMEKVLDEWKDKSDMIYLFANNSVLDYYTLFGFNTANEYVATRKIDFVRNKYIIRKLDVNNQSDHRLLYTKAKNAIPLFNISMVDNAGLVMFYCNYFDKFSFKENLYYVEVLDTIVIAEYKDNDLILYDILSTQNVEIEEVIHAMHTEKTQNVVMYFMPIDNKKYNIELSKEENSTLFVLSSESKIFENQRLIFPILSHT, from the coding sequence ATGGAAAAAGTAGTAATAAGGAACAAGCAATACAATTACATCACTGATTATAAAAACGATGGAAAACTAAGAAACTGTTTGCATACATTAACGCAAAAGGTTTGGGGTTTCGATTTTGAAAAGTGGTACATCAGTGGCTATTGGCAAGACAGTTGCCTGCTGTATTCTTTATTAGACGGTAATAAGATGGTTTCTCATATTACCGTCAGTGTGATTGATTTTATTGTTCTGGGAAAAAAGAAACGGTTTATACAATTAGGTACGGTTTCCACAGACCAAGAGTATAGAAAGTTAGGGCTGAATAAATTTCTCATGGAGAAAGTATTAGATGAATGGAAAGACAAATCCGATATGATCTATTTGTTTGCGAATAATAGTGTTCTAGATTATTACACTCTGTTTGGGTTTAATACTGCTAACGAATATGTCGCTACCCGAAAGATAGATTTTGTAAGAAACAAATACATTATTAGAAAGCTGGACGTAAATAATCAGTCTGACCACCGGCTGCTTTATACAAAAGCAAAAAATGCAATTCCTCTATTCAACATTTCAATGGTTGACAATGCAGGATTAGTCATGTTTTACTGTAACTATTTTGACAAATTCAGCTTTAAAGAGAACCTTTACTACGTTGAAGTTCTCGATACAATCGTTATAGCTGAATATAAAGATAATGATCTTATCTTATATGATATCTTATCTACCCAAAACGTTGAAATAGAGGAGGTAATTCATGCAATGCATACAGAAAAAACACAAAATGTAGTTATGTATTTTATGCCTATAGATAATAAGAAGTATAACATTGAATTGTCAAAAGAGGAAAACTCTACCTTATTTGTATTGAGTAGTGAATCAAAAATATTTGAAAATCAAAGGTTAATCTTTCCAATATTGTCTCATACATAA
- a CDS encoding DUF3872 domain-containing protein — MPWDDQGTVFAPNDLYPMTKRTFRLYYTSLGTSRQVVDVYIVNSFGRVIQKSFSFTNNSTNTGRSDVNLKY; from the coding sequence ATCCCTTGGGATGATCAGGGAACTGTTTTTGCCCCGAATGACCTGTATCCGATGACAAAGAGAACATTCAGGCTTTACTATACCTCTCTTGGTACGAGCAGGCAGGTTGTGGACGTGTACATCGTTAATTCTTTTGGGAGGGTAATACAAAAGAGTTTCAGCTTCACCAATAATTCGACCAATACCGGTCGTAGCGACGTAAATTTAAAGTATTAA
- a CDS encoding site-specific integrase — MKATLKILLRKNYVTKEGKRQVCLRYTAYRQCTFIGLNISVLPQHWSEKRLAVLSGDERFLFYNELIKKMYHKADGIIIENYLKPLPVCEFISKLKDQNYGNTDFYVFIEKEIELLKASRASGTISNYNKLINTMKEWKPSLSFSEITLEYIQLYHNHEIEVGNQLSTIYKKHANFKFLIGLAIDKEMIKKNPYDKFEIKKSIKAQNNDVLTEEELQKLQTAYDEDKYKEGKNEVLREFLFSCYTSLSFAEFSEVTYGDLKLIKLKSKEAYPLG, encoded by the coding sequence ATGAAAGCAACCCTAAAAATTCTTCTCCGTAAAAACTATGTTACAAAAGAAGGTAAACGTCAAGTTTGTCTTCGTTATACAGCTTACAGACAATGTACTTTTATCGGATTGAATATTTCTGTTTTACCCCAGCATTGGAGTGAAAAGAGATTAGCTGTATTATCTGGCGATGAACGCTTCCTTTTCTATAATGAACTAATTAAAAAGATGTACCATAAAGCAGATGGTATTATAATTGAGAATTATTTAAAGCCTCTCCCCGTCTGTGAATTTATAAGTAAGCTAAAAGATCAAAATTATGGCAATACCGATTTCTATGTTTTCATTGAAAAAGAAATAGAGTTGTTAAAGGCGTCCCGTGCATCAGGAACAATTTCTAACTACAATAAACTTATCAATACCATGAAAGAATGGAAACCAAGCCTTTCTTTCAGCGAAATTACCTTGGAGTATATTCAACTTTATCATAACCACGAAATAGAAGTAGGCAATCAACTATCTACCATCTATAAGAAACATGCTAACTTTAAGTTTCTCATAGGTCTTGCTATTGATAAAGAAATGATAAAAAAAAACCCTTATGATAAATTTGAGATAAAGAAAAGTATCAAAGCGCAGAATAATGATGTCCTGACAGAAGAAGAATTACAGAAGCTACAAACAGCCTACGATGAAGATAAATACAAAGAAGGCAAGAACGAAGTTTTACGCGAATTTTTATTTAGTTGTTATACCTCTTTATCCTTTGCCGAATTTTCAGAAGTGACATACGGCGATTTAAAACTCATTAAACTCAAATCTAAAGAAGCATATCCCTTGGGATGA
- a CDS encoding septal ring lytic transglycosylase RlpA family protein, protein MRIIIGIILLLSFVAIGLKAQNVGLATYYGKKFNNRKTASGEIYKKDSMVCAHRTYPFGSLLKVKSLKNDKEIIVKVIDRGPFRKKCIIDLSYAAAKELDMVHHGLMKVEVSEYIKPIQDTIKSDSIAMIKNPLVE, encoded by the coding sequence ATGAGAATAATAATTGGGATAATCTTACTTCTATCTTTTGTTGCTATTGGGCTGAAGGCTCAAAATGTAGGGCTTGCAACTTATTATGGCAAGAAATTTAATAACAGGAAGACAGCCAGTGGCGAAATATACAAAAAAGACAGCATGGTTTGTGCTCATAGGACATATCCTTTTGGCTCTCTATTGAAAGTAAAGAGTTTAAAGAATGATAAAGAAATAATTGTCAAGGTTATCGACCGAGGTCCTTTTAGGAAGAAATGCATAATAGATTTATCATATGCTGCAGCGAAAGAGCTCGATATGGTACATCATGGTTTGATGAAAGTAGAGGTGTCGGAATATATTAAACCGATTCAAGATACCATTAAGTCGGATAGCATCGCTATGATAAAAAATCCGCTTGTAGAGTGA